AGTACCAGCAAAGGCTTCAACCTCTTCTTTGGTTAAGCGTAAACTGACATTCCCACCGTTACGTTCATCCCAGCCATGTCGATATAAATTATTCGTTGTTTTAGACATATCCTTAACATATGATGATTCAATAAAATTCTTCATATTTGCCAACCTCTTTAAATTAATTATTGTTGTAACAAACCTAATTTAGTTAATTATTTTGCATCTCGTGGAAATTGGACCTTTTGTTCATAATTCCGAATTTCATTAAGCCAATCAGCACCAACTGGTGTATTGTTCTTCAAGCAGAATTCATCCCAGATTGCACCAAATGGGTATGATTTAAGCTCTTCGGTCACTGCTAAACGCTTTGTAAAATCAAAATTCAATTCAGCCTTCTTTAAATCATCAATTGGTGCCAGCATTGCTTGTAATAATGCTTTTTGAGTCGCACGAGCACCAACAACCCAAGCAGCAACTCGATTAATGGTTGCATCAAAGAAATCTAATCCAATGTTAGTCCGGCTTAATTCATTATCACGAACCAAGGAGCGTGTAATTCGAGTTAATGCATCATCAAAGATAACAACGTGATCACTATCCCAACGAACTGGCCGAGAAACATGTAACATTAAGCCTTTGCCAAATGGCATGAAAGCAGAGAACTTATCTGAAACATCTTCTGTTGGGTGCCAGTGTCCAGCATCAATGGTCCATAATTTACCTCGACTGATTGCATAGTTGTTATAGAACAAGTGTGAACCAACCGTATAAGATTCAATTCCAGTTCCGAATAATTTACCTTCAACCGCTTCGATAGTATTATTTTCATCGTATTTTTTAGCAAATACTTCATCTAATGATTCAATTAAGCGTTCCCGTGGGCTTTGTTTGTCGATTGGATTATCTTTAAAGCCGTCTGGAATCCAGAAATTATTAACTGATTGTTGACCTAATTCCTTACCAAAGTAATTAGAAATTTCACGTGATTGTTTCCCAACTTGGATCCAATAATCGCGAACCGATTTTTCAGGACTTGCCAACGTAAAATTATTTTTAACCATTGGATGTGAGAAGAAAGTCGGATTCATATCTAGTCCAATACCTTCTTGCTTAGCCCAATCAACCCAATACTTAAAATCATCAGGACCAACCTCATTAAAATCCTTTTTCTTATCTGTAACCGCATACAAAGTATGCAACTGTACTTTGTGACTCCCAGGAATCAATGACAAAGCTTCATGTAAATCACCAGTTAATTGGTCTGGCGTCCGTGCAATTCCAGGATAATTTCCAGAAACTCCAATTCCACCAGTCAATTCTTGATTAGGATTCAAGAAACCATGAATATCGTCACCTTGCCAACAATGAACCGACAATTTAACTTTTCTCAAATCATCCATAACTTTATCAGTATCTACACCTAATTCAGCATAACGTTCCTTGGCAACTTCATAAGCTTTTTCTACTTCATCAGTTTTAACCATTATTATTTCCTCCTAAAATTAATCTAAATGAAATACTTCTTTTAGATCTGTAGTAACTGGACTATTATCCTCATTAGTATCCATTAATGGTTCCATATACTGCCACCATTTCTTACAAATATCGGTATCAGCGATTTTGTTATATGTGGCTTCATCAGATACTTCCAGATAAGCAAAGGTCTGGCCTGTCAATTCATTCAAAAAGATTGAATAATTTTTAGCACCATATTTTTTTAGTGCTTGCTTCATTTCTGGCCATAACTCAGCATGCCGTTTTTGATACTCAGCATAGGCATCCTTATGCAAATACATCACTTGTCCTAATCTAACCACTTTAAACCATCTCCTTAGACTTGTTTTTCAGAAACTCTTGATACTGACTTAAAATATCTCCATATTTATTTTTTTCTGGTCGGAATCGTTTTAAATCAAATGATTTAGCAATTAGCCGGCGACCAGCATTGATATTCTCAACATCCTCAGCCGCAATCATCTGAACCATGATGTTACCAATTGCCGTAGCCTCGCTAGGACCAGCAATCACTTCAACATCTGCTAAAGTGCTCGTTAGCTGATTCATCAGAGCAACATTACTACCACCACCGACAATATTTAAAGTATCAATATGGTACCCTAATATTTCATCTAACTTGGCTAATTCATTGGCATAAAACAACGATAGATTCGAATAAATAGCTTGGAATAATTCTCCAGGTGTTGTCGGAATCTTTTGATTAGTTTCTCGACAATAAGCCTGTAACTCTTCAATCATGTTGTTCGGATTCGTAAAACGATCATCATTAATATCGATAAATTGTTCAAATGGTTTTACCTTATCGGCCAAAGCAGCTAACTCACCAAAACTATATTTATCATTCAATTCATGTCGAACACACTGCGCAACCCATAAACCCATAATGTTTTTTAAGAAACGATAGGTCCCGTAAGCGCCCCATTCATTAGTATAATTTTCACGAAAAGCTTGTAAGCCATTTTCAGGAACATTCAATTCAGTTCCCAATAATGACCAGGTTCCCGAGCTTAAGAACGCCCATCGATCACCTTTTCCAGGGGTTCCAACAACTGCAGAAGCTGTATCATGAGTAGCAACGGTTATAACTTCAACTTCAGGAATATCATATTTTTTATGCCACTTGTAACTTACATTACCTAAGATTGAACCAGATTCTACTAATCGTGGAAATTGGTCTTGCGAAACATTTACTTTATCAAGTAAGTCTTTATCAAATAGTCCTACTCGTAAATTCAGCATTTGAGTAGTCGAAGCATTTGTAATCTCAGTAACTGCATTTCCAGTTAGTACATAGCCAAGGTAATCAGGCATCATCATAATCTTGTCAGACTTTAATAACAGAGACCGATTTTCCTTGTATAACTGATACAGTGTGTTGAAATCTTGAAATTGAATCCCAGTCTTTTCATAGATATACTCTCTTGGTAAATCACTAGTTAGTTCCTGAATCGCATTATGAGTTCGTTTATCACGATAACTAATTGGATCCTCCAACTTATGACCATCAGCACCAACTAAGACATAGTCAACAGCCCACGTATCAATCCCTAACTTAACCTCGTTAATTCCCATTTGCTTAACTTTTTCAAGTCCAAGAAAGATTTCATCAATTAAATGATCCACGTCCCAACGATCATGCCCAGCATGCATTGAAAACCCATTTGAAAAACGATGAACTTCCTGTAAAACTATTTTTCCATCTTGTGGTTGACCTAAAATCA
This genomic window from Lactobacillus sp. CBA3606 contains:
- the rhaB gene encoding rhamnulokinase → MKSYIAVDIGASSGRLILGQPQDGKIVLQEVHRFSNGFSMHAGHDRWDVDHLIDEIFLGLEKVKQMGINEVKLGIDTWAVDYVLVGADGHKLEDPISYRDKRTHNAIQELTSDLPREYIYEKTGIQFQDFNTLYQLYKENRSLLLKSDKIMMMPDYLGYVLTGNAVTEITNASTTQMLNLRVGLFDKDLLDKVNVSQDQFPRLVESGSILGNVSYKWHKKYDIPEVEVITVATHDTASAVVGTPGKGDRWAFLSSGTWSLLGTELNVPENGLQAFRENYTNEWGAYGTYRFLKNIMGLWVAQCVRHELNDKYSFGELAALADKVKPFEQFIDINDDRFTNPNNMIEELQAYCRETNQKIPTTPGELFQAIYSNLSLFYANELAKLDEILGYHIDTLNIVGGGSNVALMNQLTSTLADVEVIAGPSEATAIGNIMVQMIAAEDVENINAGRRLIAKSFDLKRFRPEKNKYGDILSQYQEFLKNKSKEMV
- a CDS encoding L-rhamnose isomerase, which encodes MVKTDEVEKAYEVAKERYAELGVDTDKVMDDLRKVKLSVHCWQGDDIHGFLNPNQELTGGIGVSGNYPGIARTPDQLTGDLHEALSLIPGSHKVQLHTLYAVTDKKKDFNEVGPDDFKYWVDWAKQEGIGLDMNPTFFSHPMVKNNFTLASPEKSVRDYWIQVGKQSREISNYFGKELGQQSVNNFWIPDGFKDNPIDKQSPRERLIESLDEVFAKKYDENNTIEAVEGKLFGTGIESYTVGSHLFYNNYAISRGKLWTIDAGHWHPTEDVSDKFSAFMPFGKGLMLHVSRPVRWDSDHVVIFDDALTRITRSLVRDNELSRTNIGLDFFDATINRVAAWVVGARATQKALLQAMLAPIDDLKKAELNFDFTKRLAVTEELKSYPFGAIWDEFCLKNNTPVGADWLNEIRNYEQKVQFPRDAK
- the rhaM gene encoding L-rhamnose mutarotase is translated as MVRLGQVMYLHKDAYAEYQKRHAELWPEMKQALKKYGAKNYSIFLNELTGQTFAYLEVSDEATYNKIADTDICKKWWQYMEPLMDTNEDNSPVTTDLKEVFHLD